The Amaranthus tricolor cultivar Red isolate AtriRed21 chromosome 14, ASM2621246v1, whole genome shotgun sequence DNA window TATACGAGTATTATACGTGGAAgcagtatttttatttttatttctatttctaGGGAAAATGCCCTAAGGGCTAAGAGCATGTTAACAATGGAGTatcaaagaaattaaaatatactgcatgaaatatttttttaacaatattGATATCGATATAGTTTTCTTTTCTTAGCTCAAATACATCACCAATACAGTTTTACTAGTCAATCAATAAACATAAAATCAATATATGTTTATATTGGTACACGTGTGTGTTAATCTTGTGATTTTCATGCCTATTCGTCTAATGATTGTTTTAGGTTGTTCTTAAGAGTTCATTCTTCTTCTGGTCTTTACACTTCAAGCCCCGTTTTTCGTATTTAGTATCATAGCTTTTTGTCGAAATTAGATTTAACATAGACAAGAAGATAGATAGTTGTTAATAAAAATTAGGTCGATTGAAGACTTGTTGGTTCATTGACATTAATTAGATTTTTGAGAGCAAATAAGTTTAGAGGAAAATGAATCATTGAGCAGTTATTCATATGATCTCCACAACGCTCAAACGATTGAAGTATGCGAACTACGactagttttttgaaaaaagtggCTAGTTTTTATCGATTTGCGGTTATGCGGGCTAGTTTCTGCCAACAGTTCCACCGGTCCGtgtgttctttttttaaaaaaaattgattgtcAGTAATTCGAAACCTAGCACAAACGATTTTGGTTCTAGGATTTCTTCAGCAGTTCGAGATCGGATCAGTTCCTGATAACCCaccccgtggccatcactagccTTGCCATACGTTGCTCTCTTGGGAAAAGACAGCAAATAACGCATTGTCCCCTTTACCGATTTTGGTTTTTACAAGCCCTTACAAGTTTGTTCGATTATCAAGCCAAACTATCATTGTTTTTAACCAAATACTTTTGTGGTAATATGTTTGAACCCGTGACAAGTAAAACATTCCTAATCATGCTTATTTCTAGTACCTACCATTTATGACGAGTAAAATTATCATAAATCATACTCATGCCAACCTGCATGAGTACATTCATGAAATCATCTTATAACCATCATCCAACTAGGCATAGCCATCATGGGTATATTCGTAAATTCCTTATAAGTTGACTCCTCCCCGCCGCATATTACATTATTCCAAGCCTATATCTACCTTATTTACATTTTATATTTGAGGCTAAGGATGATTACGGGTTGGATCTAAATCAGATCCAAATGAACCCAAATCCATATCTACAAATCCAATTTGTTAGGACTTTGATATGGATCCACGAATCCCATAGATCCAGGATTGGATCTAGGACGAAGCTTATTTTCAGAACTTTACTTGAATTTTACTTTGTCTTGCAATGCTAATAAAGATTTAGACTTTAATTATTGATAATAGTATATAAATTATCTATTATAATCTAGAATACGTCTAATAATATTATGATCCTACAAAGATCTAAATTACAAATGTCTTTTGAATATCAATCTAGTTTCAaaagtttataacataaacaaAAGTTTCTTTATAACATAAACTAACATTCATAATAGCACTACTTAGTTActattaaagtaaattaataaacctttaatattttgtataaataaaattcattttcattttcataattttaatttgattacttAAATATTTCACgaaactaatttaaaattagtcaAAACTTCGATTATAAAGCTAATTTTTCATAACCTAAGAGTTATATACAATCAACTAAGTCAATGTGCATTATTTCAAATtacaatttgaaatttttttcttaaataaaaaatgtagaataaaagtgtataaattaaaaaaaattctcaaatgagatagCAGTACGGACGTGAGACCACCTCTATAGCCTATAAGGATGATCCAATTTATACTTTTAGtcttaattgattaattattacATAGataacttataatattaaattaagcaCTTATGATTATCTTTGTTCGTTTTATGATCTATGTCATATaagattaactaataaattaattaccaaATAAAACCTAAGAACTTAGGCCCTACTAGGTTTATCGAGTGGACTCAAGGAAGTTGTGGAAGTTCCAATTTcctcgattttttttttttttttttttgtatatttccCCTTGGATCTTATTCCAATTTCCTTCTTTCATTTTTGTAACTTTTCTCTGAAATTCCTGCTTCACATATCGAATCAGGAAGGTGATTCTGGAAACTGGGAAGCATAAAGCATTTCATTGTTGAATTCTACAGACTGCAATTTGCAAAGGTAAGTTATCTATTCCATTTTTATTCCATTCTTTTTATTTACAATTTCTTCGTAATACAAATTACAAgtattccttttatttatgcACTGAAAACCTTAGTTCTTCAATTTTCTATTTCGTTGTCAATTTTGTATTACTTAATTGGTAAATTCGACTATCAAATCATTAACGATTTAGATATAGTTCATCTTTTTGAGATGTTAAGTTGATTTACGATTCTTGACTCATCGGATTAATTTTGCAAACTTTTTTTCCGAGAACAAGACTAAGTTCTTGTTAATGCTAATTCTTGTGAATGTTGAAAACTTTTCAATCTGTTGGATGTAAATGAAAAGATTTAAACGATTTTTGAATCAAAGGAATAacaggaagaaaaaaaaaacgtaaGAAAGGGATAGAAGTAGTCGCGAGGTGCGAGTGAGAGTGCGACCATCTTTACGGTTGCGGCCTTTTTGGCTAGGTTTTTGGTTTGAAGTGCGATTTTATGATTATGACCATTTGACACTGTTTAATTTTCGGAAGTATTTCTGATTTATGGTGATTTTTATTGGGGATGTTACTTAGTGGTGGAATCCTTCCTGATTGTAAGTGGCTGTTTAGGGGGTGGTTCAATTTTACATTCTATTTGTTATTGCCTGTATAAAGGCCTTTCTACTATTCTAGCTCAGACAGACCATTCTACACATATTATCATCCAAAGACAATGAGTATACTGTAGAAAGGCCATCCTAGCTTGTTGTGAGGGTGAGTGTGAACCTTTGGTTAGTCTTGGTGTATATTTGTACCATAGTGCAAACAACAAGGCCGCATCACCTTATCGCAAGTGTATAGTATAGATTTTTCAGTTTACTAAGACCGATATACAGGCTGCAATGCATTGATTGCCATGAAATCCGTTTTGCGACCGTTACCGCGACCGTATTTATGTACTATTGATATGATATATCCCATGTGTAGTGCATTCTCTCTTTTTATGTCAAGAAAGCTTCTAGCTCACAATTTTGTCGTAAAAGAAATCGGTTGATTCTAATTTGAAAGTATTAGCTCTGGTCTCTCATTTGTTATAACCTGCATCCTTCTTTACTCTAAAGCTACCACCTCAGCCAATCTGAGACCAGCTTTCTATGTTGTTACTGAACATGGGTTATAATGATTGAAGCAGTCTTGCATTTAGTGTCGAACATGGCTATTTTACTGAAATTATTCGTATGCTTGTCGAAAATGAAACTAAAATGTACATGAGAGGATCTGTTATGGATACTTGAAGTGAAATACAGTCTTAGGAGCATATTTCTTACATGCATATTGTTttaatatttcatactttgtttTTCCTTAGTAGATGGACATCGACGATACCCAATTAGCATCCATTTTGATGGTGACTGCTAGAGTACTTACAACTCCCAAGTCCTATGTGTAGTCTGTaaatgtttgtgttttttttggaGCCTTCTTAGTCATTAGCCCGACATCTGACCTACATTTTATTGGATATCCATGTCCTCTTGTTAGTTTCCATGTCTTCAAATCATATTTCAACTGAAAAATCACCTGACATTATTATATGTTCATGTTTTCTGTATTTTTTATCAGCTTCCGGACATGGTGAGATCATTTGAAGACGAAATTATCCTTAGCTACAATGACCTGGTGCTTCGACGCTCTGACTTAAGCATCCTTAGTGGACCACGTTTTCTCAACGACCGTATTATCGAGTTCTACTTCAGCTATCTACCCTTAATCTATCCTTCCAATGACATCTATCTCGTACCACCTTCAATTGCTTTCTGGTTGCAAAACTGTACAGATGAAGAAACCTTAAAAGATTTCGCTGAGCCTCTAAATCTACCTGCTAAAACCCTAGTCATATTTGCAGTCAACAACAACGACGATGTTACTGCAGCTGAGGCTGGAACTCATTGGAGTTTGCTTGTATTTTACAGATTTGCAAACGTATTTGTTCATCATGATAGCTTAAGGGGATCAAACTGTGCGTATTCCAGAAAGCTTTATGAATCTGTAGCAAGGTACATGGGTAACTCGGACTCTCATATCCCCTATTTAGAGAACGAGCTCTCCCCTCAACAACAAAATGGCTATGACTGTGGATTGTTTGTAATTGCCATTGCAGAAGTTATATGCAAATGGTACACGAGCAGTAATCGTGTTGATGGGGAACATCTTTGGTATTCTGATGTAAAGGAGCAGGTAACGCCTTCGTCTGTTTCAGAAATGCGTGGCGGGATTCTGAATTTGATTAAAGGACTTATGTTTGCTGAGAACTAGAACATTTCGACACGGCCATTTACATTGTGAATACAAcagttttgcaaaaaaaaattgtgtgGAGGTAAATGTCAGAATGTGACTAACGCGCTATCGACTTTACAGGTTAAGGTTTAGATCAAACTTTGTGCTGTGCTACTCCATGATTGTGTACTTTGATATGTTAATGCTTAGTAAAATTTCATTTTCTCTATCCCATCATCTTGTATTCTTGTCCCACATAGCATAGTTGATGGGTTTCAAAACCTTTAAGTTAGAGTTTGATTAGGATATTATTCAACATATTCCTAAGTCCTAACAATCGATCATGACCATTCCAAACTTTTTATGGTATGAAAATAAATACATGCtcataataaaatactatatgcTAGTAATATTGTACCATTTGATAAGTATTGTAATTATGATATTTGTCATTTTCTAACtctgttattatattatatatgttgATTTGGTCATTGTTATTTCTTTAACACCATGAACAATAGTTTCTTATATGGCAAGTACAAAGGCATAACATATGCCAACACCATGACCACATATCTCTCCATCACGCCTTTAAACGTTTGTGCTTTCTATTTGGGGGTGGTTGGCAGgtgagaatgaaaattgaaagacTTTAATTAAGACTTATGATGACACATCCGCACTGAAAAATCAAGAATGCCATACTTTTGAGTTTAAATTATTCACAATTTCTCAATTTATATGTTTAAATTAAGATGAAGGTATTTCCTTTTTCAAggttaaaacttaaaacatTGAACTAACTTTTCGTCTCTCTTCATCTCATCtacaaatcattttcaatttttcattcACTTTCACTagcttaaataaaaaattaatataaaaactttaaatatatttatattaattataaaaaagcaATAATAAGTATTTTCTTTTAAGTTGAAAGGTTGATATTGAGAATTAGGTGTTGTCTCTGTTGTAGCAAATACgcttttttcataattaatttttaagttcgTTCTCATCTAACTTATCCTTCTTTCAGTCTATCTTGaaatctaataaaaattaaaaagttgaaattGTATAATTACCCAAAATGAATATTAggagatattttatttttaaaaataaaagagaggGAGGAAAATAAGATATTATAGTTGAAATTATATGCACCAATAAAGTTTGCATTACATTGTTGGTAATAAAATAGAATTTTCTTTGAACTTTCTTAAAAAGAATTTATTATTAAAGGCTTAGAACCGTCCACTAGTGTCCAAGCTAGCGTTGATCGAAAGCCAAATCTACTAAACGAAGTGAGTGACCACCACTTTTTAAGTATGATGATGGTACAAAATCGAATATAactaaaataacttattatttcacgtgatttttattttataaaattatttataataattgttattaaggatttatcaaaaatatattttttattatcataattGTAGGTAAGATTTTGTATACTATGCCTCTTATACAGTTATACCTCATTATAGGAGAAACTCATGGAAGTCATGTATGGCCTATTTATTTGTCGATATCTATTAATGGGAATCGTAATGAAAAGCTAGCCAAGACTTGACAGACTCGCTTTGAACATAGccaattgaaaattttgaggGTTTGGGGTTTTGAGGGTAATATAGCATACCCGTATAGCCTTGTTGATACCTAACGAGTATTCGAAAATTTTAAGTCATTTTTATACATTAATATTCAACCAGCTCTATGAGATATCTAGACCAAGTAATCCTAGACATCACTTGTTATTTTCTCTTTGCATAAGATCTGATGGGTTCTCGACCAAGTCTTGATCATGCCCGATCGAATCCTCTATTGCCAatatctcatttactttttgcaatctataatatatttaatgtatttttcaatcttaaaaaattctaatcgtacatgattaaaatttttaaaaaaacattattatcGTTGCGTTGAGACATATCAATTAAGATATAATTTGACTATATTTCAACtttaatttaaagaaaatacaaattaaaagtaatcaataaatatttaaaaaaacaaatgatgaCAAATGCTCTGAAAACAAATGATGACAATTgctttgaatcaattaatcaaagaaaaaaaatgacaagTTGAACCCAATAATGTGAAAGAGGCAAAtcgattttattatttaaatacatattattttataagaCGATTTCCTTGTGTAATACTATGTTAATATAAGCAAGCTAAATAATACAATCAGTAAAAGTTACTTTCTCTATTCTTTAAAGAAGTTTTAGACAAAATTAACTCTAtttatcttcattttaatattttaataatgcttattgtctccatatattttttacttactttattttaacatttttatattttttatggtcGCCATatgttttctactaactttataataaaagcatttttttattagtctggtttcatattttttctacgaacttttttttaataatttttttaatgtgttaTGGTCATGACTTTTTccttatcaaatttattatttaataaaataatatatatactatttaaaagattttattttcgTAATTTTCATAAATATTCTTTGTGGAAACTTCATTAAAAAACGGAAGGAGTATTAGAATATAAACTCTTTATTTTTAGACCACCTCACCGATATACACTCACAACTCAcaaaagttgatttattttaatacaaGTATGGCATAATCGCATGGTAAGATCATCTTCATTGGGTTGACTCATACATTTAGAATGTTAATACAACcaattctaattttaaaatatcattaataaaaaaGGTAATTATATGAAGTTTGTTCAGACTTCAGATGGTCTAATATCAATTACCAAACgagctatttttttaattacaaatttGTTCATATTAGGtcaatttttaatatgaaattgaagaattaatttataaatattaactaAAAATCCCAAAGGATACAATAAAAACCTCAAAGGAGGCTTTCGCCACAACCCTCCCTCTTCAGCTCCATCCCTTCAAGTCATCACTCCGTCGAAAACAGAGAAAAAACCCTAACATCAAACAAGATCATGTCTGACGAGGAGCACCATTTCGAATCCAAGGCCGATGCTGGTGCCTCCAAGACTTACCCTCAGCAAGCAGGAACAATCCGTAAGAATGGTCATATTGTCATTAAGAGCCGTCCTTGCAAGGTTTGTTTTTCATctctttttgattaatttttgtctAATTTTAATGGGTTTTGCTTTTCTTCTGATGATTTTTTGTTGTAAGTGTCTAATTTTGTTGTAATTTATGGGTTTCTCTCAGATCGGATTAAGATCGGTTTTTGTGGGATATATTGATTGTTGATTCTTATTTGGTGTCTTCTATGTAAGCTCTCACCTGAGTTGTTGGTTAATTGTTTCAAAGTTTTCTAATTTGgttttaagtttgtttttttttatgaatttttaagggtttttaaaagttttatgtTCTTTCGATTCGCTGTTATTTAGGGTTTCTCTAGGGTTTTCCCTCTGTTCTTGTGATACTTGTAGGCCTAATTTGCAGATTTGGGGTATTTTGTGTGGCATTATTTCGTTTTACAGAATCCAATTGGTCAAAACACAGCAagtaaaatgaaacaaaaaaaagtttttcgACGAAAAAGCATTTGATGTAGTGTTCTCCAAAGCAGTGGATTAGGTTTTGTTCAATGGGAATATGGTTCTAAACATGTGGACTTGGGACTTGGGAGTAGGAGAAATTTTATGATATCATTTTTGATCTTTTAATTGTTTTCGAGTGGGATATtgtgttgatgatgatgattttttatcatttaattgCCTAAATGTTCAGGCGGTGAAATTATTTTCTTTAGCATTAGATTGTTGATTATAATTTACTTATATGATTAGTTATGATGCTGAATACAATGTTTTGAAAGGTCTCATTGATAATTTGTTTCTGCAGGTTGTTGAGGTTTCAACCTCCAAGACCGGAAAGCATGGACATGCCAAATGTCACTTCGTTGCTATCGACATCTTCAATGGGAAGAAGCTGGAAGATATTGTCCCATCATCCCATAACTGTGATGTATGAATGTTGTTTTGATCTATTTCAAGGCTGTATTGTGTTCGAGTCTCGGTCGTGTGCTGATGGCCTTCTTTTGTGTTTGCAGGTGCCCCATGTTTCTCGTAATGACTACCAGCTGATTGATATCTCCGAGGATGGATTTGTAAGTTATACAGCCTAAGTTTTTTTACTAGTATAGTTGTATATCATCATTTATCATGGTACTTCAAGAGATGTTCATTCGGGTTATTAGGTCAATTAGGTTTTGTTCAATGGGAATATGGTTCTAAACATGTGGACTTGGGAGTAGGAGAAAAAACATTTGATGTAGGTGTTTTGTTTTGGTCGGTTCAGAATCGGGTCTTGTTTTCACATTggttttttacattattataaattcattttgaagtcaggTTGAGTTGGGTTTGGTTCTAAGGTCTTGGTAAATATCGGTTCATCGGGTCTGTTTTAATTATCTCTGTCTCTACCTAAGAGAATTTATCTGATTTGGAATACTATACTAATGTTTAGCTCAAGAATTTTGCCAGATTAACGATTTCTAAATGTAAGATTTGTTTTTTAGACAACTATACTTGTGTGATTTCAGGTGAGTTTGCTGACCGAGAGTGGTAGCACCAAGGATGACCTAAGGCTTCCAACCGATGAGACCTTGTTGAAGCAGGTTGGTCTTTTTCCCATTTACCTCCCTACAGCGACACTTCTTTTCGATAAGAGACTGTTTCTTCAATATTCAAATTGAATACTCAGAGAATTATAGCCTTAAAGTTTATCATGTACTCGGTCTCCACCTAAGAGAAATATGAGACATGGAATATTGTACTTTGGttgttgtaatttgtaaaaaataaatattgaggcTGTAatcgcaaaagtgttaaaactttaaggctgtaatttgcaaattattcatttaaatttgatttgtcATGCTTTTCTATTGCGTAATATTGTAATTATTTTGATCAGATCAAGGATGGTTTTGCGGAGGGGAAGGACATGATCGTGAGCGTGATGTGTGCGATGGGAGAGGAGCAAATTTGTGGTGTCAAGGATATTGGTAACAATAAGTAGCCTGTTCCGATCAGTTTGGGTGTGTTGCAAGTGAAGCATAGGAAATTAGAGTATTTACTGTTTAATCTCGCTCCTAAGATGAACTCCTATATTGTTGTGTCATGCCCGAGGCCACATTATTGAACGGTTTCTTTCGGGAGCATTTGTATGTTGCTCCAATCGTCGTTTGTTTTATGATAATATTTCCATCGTTTTGTGTTTGCGTTAAGTGATAAGGTATACATAAAACCGATCTAGTAGAAGTCTTAATACACTTTATATTGCTTTTGTTGATCACTTATCTTTGAGGTCCTCATTTGTTTTTGCTTTGACATCAATTCATGACTTATTTTGTGCTATTCATTTCCTGAAATGTAATAAGCTAGTTTTACACACATAATACTTCTGGTTTTGTGAGGGTATAAAAACGATGCAACTTTTCATGGGTGGACTATCTGCTAGGCCTGGCTCGAAAAATGGGTGGGCTTGGAGATcagttttgaatatttttaatatttgaaattgGACGGGTAATCCACTCGCTAAATTAAATGGATGGTTAACCACATTAAAATAATACCTACGGCTAAACCCGTCTGCTCTCTTATTTATAAATGtacaatttttctaatttttatttttaaactgtATGAGTTGATATAATACACCAAGTGCTCAACTTCTAAGGTTAGattttatttacttaaatagTCCAACGTTGTCCACATTTAGAGTTTTAACTTCACTGGTTTATTCTTCATGCACCGTCAAATGCCTCCTTTTATGAGAATATTTCAGTATTTGGGATATTTTGGACATGAAgtagtactccctcctattcagctgaactgtcccatttgacttttcacacttgtcgaggcaacattttaactcttaatatctcaaattatgcttaattaaaaattataaaaagttgatattaataatccttgtattgagacgaatcaaacaagatcccatatgactatgttttaacttatagattaagagtaaaatacaaattaagagtgataagtgaatagtgccaaaaaaaaaatgggacaattcagctgaataggaggtagtattatttttttaagattgtATTTTAGAATGTTGATTGTGTCCATTTATCTACGGGTTCAGCTCACTAAAAAAAGGCGAATAGCGACAGAAAAATTAGGTCCACAATAATAGGCGGGTTTTTGAAAAATCGAGCCTGTGGGTAAATAGTCTTCATTTTTATCCCgctatttatgtattttttttggtaattattCAACTATTATTCTTTTAATCGTATCTACAGACTCACTTTCCTTTTCATCTTGACCATTTATTGCTATAAtccatttatttttctcttattcTTTGCTTCAATTTCGCTTTACATTAAATTTCGTCCAAATGCAATCGCAGCATTCTGAGAGGGATGTAAATGTATTTAATTTATTggatataatgatgatgatatatgagAATGAAAATGTAATGAAGTTTTACTGGTTCTGATTCATGTCTCAAGGTCCCAAGGAACAGCTGCTTGTTGCTTGATTCTCAACCAAAAATGATTTTCTAGCTCTGCAAATTTTATAAATTCCAAGTATTAGACGTTGAAAGATGCCATTCTCTGTAAAttattggtggtatttattttaatattgaaaagTTTTTgacaaataatattttatggttagctttttttgttggtttgtttgatgaattaaaaatattagataatactattttttaaaaatattcggtaaatttaggtattagatgttggttgtttattaaaaaaaatgaatcatatgtgaaaaatcattaaaaaatcaTTACCAAACacatttttagtttgttaacCAACTTAAATACTAAAagttaagtaaaaaaaaaattcaactcaaaaatcatttgtcaaacactatttttttaagaaaattgtaGAATTTCTACGTGCAAGGGAGGAGAGAGTATAAATTAAATTCTCGTTGGAGGtgataagaatcaaactcttattacaaaagtgaaaataaaaatgctctatcaCAAGTTCAACCCATGACGATGTTTATAAGAATTCAAAATCTTTTAAACTAAGATTAATGTATTGATAAAAGAGTTATAAGAGTTGTACATCAAAATTAACaagtaaaaataagtttgagatCAGATAATCAAAATTAATGGAACTTCAATTGTTGTACATGATATGATGATATCTAATACTTTTACGtagtatattaataatttttgacaaaacttgaaaatattaaaatttgagaTGACTTAATTGCAAGCACTACTATATGTTTATGTTATCTCGAGTTATATTGGTATTTTCTAAAACTTGAATTTGAAATGTTagttaattaatgtataatataatgaattaataacataaaatatatatttaattcttttaatatgtcataatttaaaatataacaaaaaaaaatgaaatttattaTACTAATAAACGATTTAAAATGTCATGTGTATATTACACAAGTCTGTGGTCTATATAATTATAAAGGTGAGTATACGGtaaattttttgttgagttgattttttgaCATGTGTTAAATATTCCACTTATATAAGGGATATATGTTCAAACCCGTGAAAGATACACGATTGAAAGATTAGTTTTAAGTGAAAAGATACACCATCAATTTCAACGTAAAGTAATacttaaacatatcaattaaagtaaaatttcaatttgaacctataagtgatcaattttgacgttaaactgatcaattttgtaaaaaaatctaTACTCA harbors:
- the LOC130800421 gene encoding NEDD8-specific protease 1, with amino-acid sequence MVRSFEDEIILSYNDLVLRRSDLSILSGPRFLNDRIIEFYFSYLPLIYPSNDIYLVPPSIAFWLQNCTDEETLKDFAEPLNLPAKTLVIFAVNNNDDVTAAEAGTHWSLLVFYRFANVFVHHDSLRGSNCAYSRKLYESVARYMGNSDSHIPYLENELSPQQQNGYDCGLFVIAIAEVICKWYTSSNRVDGEHLWYSDVKEQVTPSSVSEMRGGILNLIKGLMFAEN
- the LOC130800422 gene encoding eukaryotic translation initiation factor 5A-5, translating into MSDEEHHFESKADAGASKTYPQQAGTIRKNGHIVIKSRPCKVVEVSTSKTGKHGHAKCHFVAIDIFNGKKLEDIVPSSHNCDVPHVSRNDYQLIDISEDGFVSLLTESGSTKDDLRLPTDETLLKQIKDGFAEGKDMIVSVMCAMGEEQICGVKDIGNNK